One part of the Vicia villosa cultivar HV-30 ecotype Madison, WI linkage group LG6, Vvil1.0, whole genome shotgun sequence genome encodes these proteins:
- the LOC131608925 gene encoding amino acid transporter AVT6A-like, whose amino-acid sequence MTIGNLAPKTERKKSRKNKAIVNENAPLLPKSQANESDSGFDDFNGASYSGAVFNLATTIIGAGIMALPATVKQLGMIPGLLGILMMAFLTEKSIELLIRFTRAGKSVSYAGLMGDSFGKYGKALMQISVIVNNVGTLIVYMIIIGDVLSGTSSSSAEHHYGILEGWFGVHWWTGRTFIVLLTTVTIFAPLACFKRIDSLRFTSALSVALAAVFLVIAVGISVVKIISGGISMPRLFPIVTDATSIVDLFTVVPVFVTAYICHYNVHSIDNELEDNSQMQSVVRTALGLCSSVYMMISFFGFLLFGEGTLDDVLANFDTDLGIPFGSLLNDAVRISYAAHLMFVFPVVFFPLRLNIDGLLFPSSRPLVLDNFRFASITASLIGVIFLGANFIPSIWDAFQFTGATAAVCIGFIFPAAITLKDRYNIATRSDKILCVVMIVLAVASNVVAIYSNAFGLITKSKTSRE is encoded by the exons ATGACAATTGGGAATCTTGCACCTAAGACAGAGAGGAAGAAATCAAGAAAGAACAAGGCAATTGTGAATGAGAATGCACCCTTGTTGCCAAAAAGTCAAGCCAATGAGAGTGATTCCGGGTTCGATGATTTTAATGGAGCTTCGTATTCTGGCGCTGTTTTCAACTTGGCAACAACAATTATCGGTGCCGGAATCATGGCTTTGCCCGCGACTGTGAAACAGTTAGGAATGATTCCGGGTCTTCTTGGTATACTGATGATGGCTTTTTTGACTGAGAAGTCGATTGAGCTTTTGATTAGGTTTACAAGAGCAGGGAAGTCTGTTTCATATGCTGGTTTGATGGGCGATTCTTTTGGGAAATATGGAAAAGCTTTGATGCAGATTTCTGTTATCGTCAACAACGTTGGCACGCTTATTGTTTACATGATTATAATTG GTGATGTGCTATCTGGAACATCATCTTCAAGTGCAGAACATCACTACGGTATCCTTGAAGGATGGTTTGGTGTGCATTGGTGGACTGGACGTACGTTTATTGTCCTTCTTACGACGGTTACTATATTTGCTCCCCTCGCATGCTTTAAGCGAATTG ATTCGTTGAGATTTACATCAGCGCTTTCCGTTGCACTTGCGGCTGTTTTTCTTGTCATTGCCGTGGGAATTTCTGTTGTCAAGATAATAAGTGGAGGCATTAGCATGCCGAGACTCTTCCCTATTGTTACCGACGCAACATCTATCGTTGACCTATTCACCGTGGTTCCCGTGTTTGTAACTGCCTATATCTGTCACTACAATG TTCACAGCATAGATAATGAACTCGAGGACAACTCACAGATGCAAAGCGTTGTACGTACGGCCCTTGGTCTATGCTCATCCGTGTACATGATGATAAGTTTCTTCGGTTTCCTTCTATTCGGTGAAGGAACCCTTGATGACGTGCTTGCCAACTTCGATACCGATCTCGGAATTCCTTTCGGTTCTCTGCTCAACGACGCTGTTCGTATTAGCTACGCCGCACACCTCATGTTTGTATTTCCAGTTGTGTTTTTTCCGTTGCGACTCAATATAGACGGTCTTCTCTTCCCTTCGTCAAGACCTTTGGTTCTCGATAACTTCAGATTCGCCTCAATCACTGCTTCCCTTATCGGTGTAATCTTCCTTGGAGCAAACTTCATACCTAGCATTTGGGATGCTTTCCAGTTCACCGGAGCAACCGCCGCAGTCTGTATAGGATTCATCTTTCCAGCTGCGATTACTCTCAA GGACCGCTACAACATAGCGACAAGATCAGACAAGATTCTATGCGTCGTTATGATAGTCCTCGCTGTGGCCTCAAATGTTGTGGCTATATACAGCAACGCATTTGGATTGATCACGAAGAGCAAGACTTCGCGCGAATGA